In the genome of Desulfuromonas sp. DDH964, one region contains:
- the ovoA gene encoding 5-histidylcysteine sulfoxide synthase — translation MELRNTRTTILNSGTPEQKRAEIRAYFHASYSLDEQLYDTLADDAAFYLRPEPLRHPLIFYLGHTAAFYINKLIVARVIDERINPGYEAMFAIGVDEMSWDDLNDANYDWPTVAEVKAYRNTVRNLVDGVIASLPLTLPIDWENPWWAIMMGIEHSRIHLETSSVIIRRLPIERVRQLPLWEICTESGAAPQNRLLPVAGGKVTLGKQKDHPLYGWDNEFGHHRFVVDDFEASRYLVSNAEYREFVDAGGYRTPSYWSDEGERWLTFSRAEHPLFWIKDGDSYRFRTMAQEIAMPWDWPVEVNQLEAKAFCNWKAKTTGKPIRLPTEDEWYRLHDLLEIPDQPYWEQAPGNINLEHFASSCPVSKFEFGDFCDVVGNVWQWTETPITGFDGFEVHPWYDDFSTPTFDTQHNLIKGGSWISTGNEATRDCRYAFRRHFFQHAGLRYVASEQAVEEPEAMYESDTAVAQYCDAHFGPDKFGVPNFPATLAGICAEAMGGWPKQRALDLGCAVGRGSFELARHFDFVTGIDFSARFIRIAYQLQEKGVIHYQLPEEGEIVSFHEKRLQDFGLAETAQRIEFFQGDAHNLKPQFANYDLVLAANLLDRLYDPARFLRMIRERINPGGLLVLASPYTWLEEFTKKEHWIGGVRRAGEPFTTLEGLQEQLGDHFRMIGEPRDVPFVIRETARKFQHSVSQLTIWERLEG, via the coding sequence ATGGAGCTGCGCAACACCCGCACCACCATTCTCAACAGCGGCACGCCGGAGCAGAAACGTGCCGAGATCCGCGCCTACTTTCACGCCTCTTACAGCCTCGATGAACAGCTCTACGACACCCTCGCCGATGACGCCGCCTTCTACCTGCGCCCCGAGCCGCTGCGCCATCCGCTGATCTTTTACCTCGGCCACACCGCCGCCTTCTACATCAACAAGCTGATCGTCGCCAGGGTCATCGACGAGCGCATCAACCCCGGCTATGAGGCGATGTTCGCCATCGGCGTCGACGAGATGTCCTGGGACGACCTCAATGACGCCAACTACGACTGGCCGACGGTGGCGGAAGTCAAGGCCTACCGCAATACGGTGCGGAACCTGGTCGACGGCGTGATCGCGAGCCTGCCGCTGACCCTCCCCATCGACTGGGAAAACCCCTGGTGGGCGATCATGATGGGGATCGAGCATTCGCGCATTCACCTCGAGACCTCCTCGGTGATCATCCGCCGTCTCCCCATCGAGCGGGTGCGGCAGCTGCCGCTCTGGGAAATCTGCACCGAGAGCGGCGCCGCGCCGCAGAACCGGCTGCTGCCGGTAGCCGGCGGCAAGGTGACCCTCGGCAAGCAGAAGGACCATCCCCTCTACGGTTGGGACAACGAGTTCGGGCACCACCGTTTTGTCGTCGACGATTTCGAGGCGAGCCGCTACCTCGTTTCCAACGCCGAGTACCGCGAGTTCGTCGACGCCGGCGGCTACCGCACCCCAAGCTACTGGAGCGACGAGGGGGAGCGCTGGCTCACCTTCTCCCGCGCCGAACATCCCCTCTTCTGGATCAAGGACGGCGATTCCTACCGTTTTCGAACCATGGCGCAGGAGATCGCCATGCCCTGGGACTGGCCGGTGGAGGTCAACCAGCTCGAAGCGAAGGCCTTCTGCAACTGGAAGGCGAAAACGACGGGCAAACCGATCCGCCTGCCGACCGAGGACGAGTGGTACCGGCTCCACGACCTGCTCGAGATTCCCGATCAGCCCTACTGGGAGCAGGCGCCGGGGAACATCAACCTCGAACATTTCGCTTCCTCCTGCCCGGTCAGCAAATTCGAGTTCGGCGACTTCTGCGACGTCGTCGGCAACGTCTGGCAGTGGACCGAGACGCCGATCACCGGCTTCGACGGCTTCGAAGTCCATCCCTGGTACGACGACTTCTCGACCCCGACCTTCGACACCCAGCACAACCTGATCAAGGGGGGCTCCTGGATCTCCACCGGCAACGAGGCGACCCGCGACTGCCGCTACGCCTTCCGGCGCCACTTTTTCCAGCATGCCGGCCTGCGCTACGTCGCCAGCGAGCAGGCGGTGGAGGAGCCGGAGGCGATGTACGAGAGTGACACCGCCGTCGCCCAGTATTGCGACGCCCACTTCGGCCCCGACAAGTTCGGGGTGCCCAACTTCCCCGCCACCCTTGCCGGCATCTGCGCCGAGGCGATGGGCGGCTGGCCGAAACAGCGCGCCCTCGATCTTGGCTGCGCCGTCGGCCGCGGGAGCTTCGAGCTGGCCAGGCACTTCGACTTCGTCACCGGCATCGACTTCTCCGCCCGCTTCATCCGCATCGCCTACCAGCTGCAGGAGAAGGGGGTGATCCACTACCAGCTCCCCGAAGAGGGGGAGATCGTCTCCTTCCACGAAAAGCGCCTCCAGGACTTCGGTCTCGCCGAGACGGCGCAGCGGATCGAGTTCTTTCAGGGGGACGCCCACAACCTCAAGCCCCAGTTTGCCAACTACGACCTGGTCCTCGCCGCCAACCTCCTTGATCGCCTTTACGACCCGGCGCGCTTTTTGCGCATGATCCGCGAGCGCATCAACCCCGGTGGCCTGCTCGTCCTTGCCTCTCCTTACACCTGGCTCGAAGAGTTCACCAAAAAGGAGCACTGGATCGGTGGCGTGCGCCGCGCCGGTGAGCCCTTTACCACCCTCGAGGGGTTGCAGGAGCAGCTCGGCGACCACTTCCGGATGATCGGCGAGCCGCGCGACGTCCCCTTCGTGATTCGCGAGACCGCCCGCAAGTTTCAGCACAGTGTCTCGCAGCTGACGATCTGGGAGCGGCTGGAAGGATGA
- a CDS encoding aminotransferase class V-fold PLP-dependent enzyme, producing MTAFDLARARRETRGCEKLIHFNNAGAALPPVPVADALHDYLRDEELHGGYEVMARRELELEHFYVAAARLLNCAPAEIAFAESATRAWNAAFYALKFRPGARILVGSAEYGSSLVAMLQRARNEGVEIVEVPDDGHGQVDLAALERLIDARTRLICLTQVPSGGGLVNPAAAVGQLARRAGIPYLLDACQALGQLPVDVEAIGCDLLCGTGRKFLRGPRGTGLLYVRNSLLETLEPHELNHFAAPMLFARDYRLRPDARRFETWERSYAGQLALGVAIDYALDWGLETISARIGHLAAELRRQLATLDGVTVADRGLLQCGIVTFHARQRPAAELQQLLADRAINVATVPFSANPLSSEQHPHPPLLRASLHYYNSAEEVERFVGELQKLL from the coding sequence ATGACGGCTTTCGACCTCGCCCGCGCCCGCCGCGAAACCCGCGGCTGCGAGAAGCTGATCCACTTCAACAACGCCGGCGCCGCCCTGCCGCCAGTGCCCGTGGCCGACGCCCTGCACGACTACCTGCGCGACGAGGAGCTGCATGGCGGCTACGAGGTGATGGCCCGGCGCGAGCTAGAGCTGGAGCACTTCTACGTCGCCGCGGCCCGGCTTTTGAACTGCGCGCCCGCCGAGATCGCTTTTGCCGAAAGCGCAACCCGCGCCTGGAACGCCGCCTTCTACGCCCTGAAGTTCCGGCCCGGCGCGCGCATCCTGGTAGGCAGCGCCGAGTACGGCAGCAGCCTGGTCGCGATGCTGCAACGGGCGCGGAACGAGGGGGTCGAGATCGTCGAAGTCCCCGACGACGGCCATGGTCAGGTCGACCTGGCGGCGCTGGAGCGGCTGATCGACGCCCGCACCCGGCTGATCTGCCTGACCCAGGTCCCCTCCGGCGGCGGCCTGGTCAACCCCGCCGCCGCCGTCGGCCAGCTCGCAAGAAGAGCCGGCATTCCCTATCTCCTCGACGCCTGCCAGGCCCTCGGCCAGCTCCCGGTCGATGTCGAAGCGATCGGCTGCGACCTCCTCTGCGGCACCGGCCGCAAGTTCCTGCGCGGCCCGCGCGGCACCGGCCTCCTCTACGTTCGCAACTCCCTGCTCGAGACGCTCGAACCGCACGAGCTCAACCACTTCGCCGCACCGATGCTCTTCGCCCGCGACTACCGGCTGCGCCCGGACGCCCGCCGCTTCGAGACCTGGGAGCGCAGCTATGCCGGCCAGCTCGCCCTCGGCGTCGCCATCGATTACGCCCTCGACTGGGGGTTGGAGACGATCAGCGCCCGCATCGGCCACCTCGCCGCCGAGCTGCGCCGTCAGCTCGCCACCCTCGACGGGGTCACCGTTGCCGACCGCGGCCTGCTGCAGTGCGGCATCGTCACCTTCCACGCCCGCCAGCGGCCTGCCGCCGAATTGCAGCAGCTCCTCGCCGACCGCGCCATCAATGTCGCCACTGTCCCTTTTTCCGCCAACCCTCTCAGCTCGGAGCAGCATCCGCACCCGCCGCTGTTGCGGGCTTCGCTGCATTACTACAACAGTGCGGAGGAGGTGGAGCGGTTTGTGGGGGAATTGCAGAAGTTGTTGTGA
- a CDS encoding GxxExxY protein codes for MKHEEITNQIICSFYNVYNKLGYGFLEKVYENALFIELALTGLAVQQQAAIVVNYAQQMVGEYFADLLVEEKVIVEIKATRVLNGTHEAQLLNYLKATDVEVGLLLNFGPKAEVKRSVFDNCMK; via the coding sequence ATGAAACACGAGGAAATCACAAATCAGATCATCTGCAGTTTTTACAATGTCTACAACAAGCTCGGGTATGGATTCCTGGAAAAGGTCTATGAAAACGCACTATTCATTGAACTCGCACTCACCGGTCTTGCCGTCCAGCAACAAGCCGCAATCGTTGTAAATTATGCCCAGCAGATGGTCGGTGAGTATTTTGCGGACCTGTTGGTAGAAGAAAAGGTTATCGTCGAAATCAAGGCAACCCGAGTCTTGAACGGCACCCATGAGGCGCAGCTACTGAATTATCTGAAGGCAACGGATGTTGAGGTGGGGCTGCTGCTCAACTTTGGCCCCAAAGCAGAGGTGAAGCGAAGCGTATTCGATAACTGCATGAAATAA